A stretch of Usitatibacter palustris DNA encodes these proteins:
- the lpxD gene encoding UDP-3-O-(3-hydroxymyristoyl)glucosamine N-acyltransferase: MAAPPSLSLRDIVARLGGEAVGEAAAPLTGVATLESAGPSQIAFLANLRYRSQLAATKAGAVILGPDEREATSLPRIVTPNPYAYYARTVALFNPAPAVVPGIHPTAQIDASARVAKSAEVGAFVVIGRGAKVGERAVIGAGCILGEDVTVGEDTRLHPRVTIYEGCSLGARGIVHSGVVIGADGFGMAPDAGRWVKIPQVGAVRIGDDVEVGANTTIDRGALDDTVIEEGVKLDNQIQVGHNCVIGAHTVIAGCVGIAGSVRIGKRCLIGGKAGITGHLQICDGVTVSAMTLITKSITKPGVYTSVAPFMPHADWLKYAARIRHGARGESDREHDDH; this comes from the coding sequence TTGGCCGCGCCGCCCTCCCTCAGCCTTCGCGACATCGTCGCGCGCCTCGGCGGTGAAGCCGTCGGCGAGGCCGCCGCGCCCCTGACGGGCGTGGCCACGCTCGAATCCGCCGGTCCCTCGCAGATCGCATTTCTCGCGAACCTGCGCTATCGCAGCCAGCTTGCCGCCACGAAGGCCGGTGCCGTGATCCTCGGCCCGGACGAGCGCGAAGCGACCAGCCTTCCGCGCATCGTCACGCCCAATCCGTACGCCTACTACGCCCGCACCGTCGCGCTCTTCAACCCTGCGCCGGCGGTCGTTCCCGGCATCCATCCCACCGCGCAGATCGACGCTTCCGCGCGCGTGGCGAAAAGCGCGGAGGTTGGCGCCTTCGTCGTGATCGGTCGCGGCGCGAAGGTCGGCGAGCGTGCGGTCATCGGCGCCGGCTGCATCCTCGGCGAGGACGTGACCGTGGGCGAAGACACACGCCTGCATCCGCGCGTGACGATCTACGAAGGCTGCAGCCTCGGCGCGCGCGGCATCGTGCATTCGGGCGTGGTGATCGGTGCCGATGGGTTCGGCATGGCGCCCGACGCGGGCCGCTGGGTGAAGATTCCGCAGGTGGGCGCGGTGCGCATCGGCGACGACGTCGAAGTCGGCGCCAACACCACGATCGACCGCGGCGCGCTCGACGACACGGTGATCGAAGAGGGCGTGAAGCTCGACAACCAGATCCAGGTCGGCCACAACTGCGTGATCGGCGCGCATACGGTGATCGCGGGCTGCGTCGGGATCGCGGGCAGCGTGCGCATCGGCAAGCGCTGCCTCATCGGCGGCAAGGCGGGCATCACGGGCCACCTGCAGATCTGCGACGGCGTGACGGTGTCGGCGATGACGCTCATCACGAAGTCGATCACCAAGCCCGGCGTCTACACGTCGGTTGCGCCGTTCATGCCACACGCAGACTGGTTGAAGTACGCCGCGCGCATTCGCCACGGCGCAAGGGGGGAGAGTGACCGTGAGCACGATGACCATTGA
- the fabZ gene encoding 3-hydroxyacyl-ACP dehydratase FabZ has product MTIEEIKQYLPHRYPFLLIDRVTEMDPGKRIVAVKNVTMNEPFFQGHFPHYAVMPGVLIIEAMAQAAAVLSLKSAGIKNDGKNVYYFVGIDGARFKKPVVPGDTLMIEVEQVRESRGMVKFKAVAKVEGQVASEAELLCALRSLE; this is encoded by the coding sequence ATGACCATTGAGGAGATCAAGCAGTATCTCCCGCACCGATATCCGTTCCTGCTGATCGACCGCGTCACCGAGATGGATCCCGGGAAGCGCATCGTCGCGGTGAAGAACGTGACGATGAACGAGCCCTTCTTCCAGGGGCACTTTCCCCACTACGCGGTGATGCCCGGCGTATTGATCATCGAGGCGATGGCCCAGGCCGCGGCCGTGCTCTCGCTCAAGTCCGCCGGCATCAAGAACGACGGCAAGAACGTCTACTACTTCGTCGGCATCGACGGCGCGCGCTTCAAGAAGCCCGTGGTCCCCGGCGACACGCTGATGATCGAAGTCGAGCAGGTGCGCGAATCGCGCGGCATGGTGAAGTTCAAGGCGGTCGCGAAGGTCGAAGGGCAGGTGGCTTCGGAAGCGGAGCTGCTTTGCGCGCTGAGGAGCCTGGAGTAA
- the lpxA gene encoding acyl-ACP--UDP-N-acetylglucosamine O-acyltransferase, with the protein MATIHPTAIVHPKARLGKDVSIGPYSVVDCDVEVGDRTAIGAHTVITGHTTIGRENKIFHFCSIGEANQDKKYAGEPTRLEIGDRNTIREYCSLNRGTTQDTGVTRIGSDNWIMAYCHVAHDCVVGNHTTFANHATLAGHVHVGDWTVLGGFTGVHQFVKIGAHVMTGVSSVVLLDIPTYVMVGGNPLAPYGINAEGLKRRGFSPTALSALKQAYKTLYKSGLTFAEARAELEKQAAVAPEVRVLVDFLGTATRGIVR; encoded by the coding sequence ATGGCCACCATCCACCCCACCGCCATCGTTCACCCCAAGGCGCGCCTTGGAAAAGACGTTTCCATCGGCCCGTACTCGGTCGTCGATTGCGACGTGGAGGTCGGCGACCGCACGGCGATCGGCGCGCACACGGTGATCACCGGCCACACGACGATCGGCCGCGAGAACAAGATCTTCCATTTCTGCTCGATCGGCGAAGCCAACCAGGACAAGAAGTACGCGGGCGAGCCCACGCGCCTGGAGATCGGCGACCGCAACACGATTCGCGAGTACTGCTCGCTCAACCGCGGCACGACGCAGGACACGGGCGTCACGCGCATCGGCAGCGACAACTGGATCATGGCCTACTGCCACGTCGCGCACGATTGCGTCGTGGGCAACCACACGACCTTCGCCAACCACGCCACGCTCGCGGGCCACGTGCACGTGGGCGACTGGACCGTGCTCGGCGGCTTCACCGGCGTGCACCAGTTCGTGAAGATCGGCGCTCACGTCATGACGGGTGTCTCGAGTGTGGTGCTCCTGGACATCCCGACATACGTGATGGTGGGCGGCAACCCGCTGGCACCCTACGGCATCAACGCCGAGGGCCTCAAGCGCCGCGGCTTCTCGCCGACCGCGCTCTCCGCGTTGAAGCAGGCGTACAAGACGCTCTACAAGTCCGGCCTCACGTTCGCCGAAGCGCGCGCCGAGCTCGAGAAGCAGGCCGCGGTCGCCCCCGAGGTCCGGGTGCTGGTCGACTTCCTCGGGACCGCCACGCGCGGCATCGTGCGCTAA